A genomic region of Pseudomonas abietaniphila contains the following coding sequences:
- the pseG gene encoding UDP-2,4-diacetamido-2,4,6-trideoxy-beta-L-altropyranose hydrolase produces the protein MRVLIRADASIAIGSGHIARCLTLANALREDGAEVVFACRQLPGHLLQRLSDQGYLALGLPDRYPQEASGAGIEALLPWQADIDALASALGNERRFDWLIVDHYGLDARWERAARQFADHLMAIDDLANRPHAVDVLLDQNYSAQAQDRPYAQWLEGACKTFLGPRFALMRDEFQCQPIVIKARVERVMVNFGGFDAARQVYATMLALSDFDDLQVDFVAGLHNPEWTAMSEQAKARPNWRLHTLVSDFFGLMQQADLFIGAGGGTTWERAALGLPTICMTVAHNQQLNAQLLAKAGGHLYLGAHDTLDPQRLVDAVAVLRDNRELRQSLAERSRALVDGKGAQRLAVALAAPVLALRQATERDARLLFEGRNAAHVRQWAFNADLIDWDSHVAWLASSLNNPQRLILIGDTPRGPVGMVRYDREGDSVEVSIYLFEGHAGVGWGQVLLASGERFLRRHWPDVRLIQAQVLADNAVSVSLFQKAGYAQAERHFQRVLNDE, from the coding sequence GTGAGGGTCCTGATTCGAGCCGACGCGTCGATTGCCATTGGCAGCGGCCATATCGCGCGCTGCCTGACGCTGGCGAATGCCTTGCGCGAAGACGGCGCCGAGGTGGTATTCGCCTGCCGGCAATTGCCCGGACACCTGCTTCAGCGTCTGAGTGATCAAGGGTATCTCGCCCTTGGGTTGCCTGATCGTTATCCGCAGGAGGCGTCTGGTGCTGGCATCGAAGCGCTCTTGCCTTGGCAGGCCGACATTGATGCCCTGGCGAGTGCGCTGGGCAACGAGCGACGCTTCGACTGGCTGATTGTCGATCACTATGGGCTGGATGCACGATGGGAGAGGGCCGCCCGCCAGTTCGCCGATCACCTGATGGCCATTGACGACCTCGCCAATCGACCCCATGCGGTGGACGTGCTGCTGGATCAGAATTACTCCGCACAGGCGCAGGATCGTCCTTACGCGCAGTGGCTCGAGGGCGCCTGCAAGACCTTCCTGGGTCCACGTTTTGCGTTGATGCGGGATGAGTTTCAGTGCCAGCCGATTGTCATCAAAGCGCGCGTTGAGCGGGTAATGGTCAATTTCGGTGGCTTCGATGCGGCGCGTCAGGTGTACGCGACGATGCTGGCTTTAAGCGACTTCGACGATCTGCAGGTGGATTTCGTCGCGGGCCTGCACAACCCCGAATGGACCGCCATGAGCGAGCAGGCAAAGGCCCGCCCGAACTGGCGGCTGCACACCTTGGTCAGTGATTTTTTTGGCTTGATGCAGCAGGCCGATCTGTTCATTGGCGCGGGCGGTGGCACCACGTGGGAGCGTGCGGCGCTAGGGTTGCCTACGATCTGTATGACCGTCGCCCACAACCAGCAACTCAATGCGCAACTACTGGCGAAAGCCGGCGGCCATCTTTACCTCGGCGCGCATGACACCCTCGATCCGCAACGGCTGGTCGACGCTGTCGCGGTGCTGCGGGATAACCGCGAATTGCGCCAGAGTCTTGCCGAGCGTTCACGGGCGCTGGTAGACGGCAAGGGCGCGCAACGTCTCGCGGTCGCACTGGCAGCGCCGGTCCTGGCGCTGCGTCAGGCCACCGAACGGGACGCCAGGTTGCTGTTTGAAGGGCGCAATGCTGCGCATGTCCGGCAGTGGGCCTTCAACGCCGACCTGATCGACTGGGACAGCCATGTCGCCTGGCTTGCGAGCAGCCTTAATAATCCACAGCGACTGATCCTGATCGGCGATACCCCAAGAGGGCCGGTCGGCATGGTGCGTTACGATCGCGAAGGCGACAGCGTCGAGGTGTCGATCTATCTGTTCGAAGGCCATGCCGGCGTCGGTTGGGGGCAGGTTTTACTGGCCAGTGGCGAGCGCTTTCTGCGACGCCACTGGCCGGATGTCCGCCTCATTCAGGCACAGGTGCTGGCTGACAACGCCGTGTCCGTTTCTCTTTTTCAAAAGGCCGGGTACGCCCAGGCCGAGCGTCATTTTCAGCGAGTGCTCAACGATGAATAG
- the pseB gene encoding UDP-N-acetylglucosamine 4,6-dehydratase (inverting), with the protein MFSGKSIFISGATGSFGRQFIRTLLERYQPRRVVVFSRDELKQYEMQQEFNAPCMRYFLGDVRDADRLQQGMRGIDYVVHAAALKHVPAAEYNPTEFIRTNVNGAENIIAAAIANGVKKVIALSTDKAASPINLYGATKLLSDKLFVAANNIGGEEQTRFAVVRYGNVAGSRGSIVPFFNKLIAGGAKELPITDPRMTRFWITLDHGVDFVMQSFERMHGGEVFVPKIPSVRIVDLAHAMAAELPHKVVGIRPGEKLHELMVPQDDARMTLEFRDHYTIVPSIRFNNVDTDFAVDATGEKGQPVSDDFEYRSDTNPDFMSVRQIGDLHAAIQP; encoded by the coding sequence ATGTTCAGCGGCAAATCAATCTTCATCTCTGGCGCGACCGGCTCGTTCGGTCGTCAGTTCATTCGCACGCTGCTGGAGCGTTATCAGCCTCGGCGCGTGGTGGTGTTCTCCCGCGACGAGCTCAAGCAGTACGAAATGCAGCAGGAATTCAATGCGCCCTGCATGCGTTATTTCCTCGGCGATGTGCGCGATGCCGACCGGCTGCAGCAGGGCATGCGCGGCATCGACTACGTCGTGCACGCGGCGGCGCTGAAACACGTGCCTGCGGCCGAATACAACCCGACCGAGTTCATTCGCACCAACGTCAATGGCGCTGAAAACATTATTGCGGCCGCGATTGCCAACGGGGTGAAGAAAGTCATCGCGCTGTCGACCGACAAGGCCGCCAGCCCGATCAACCTGTACGGCGCGACCAAGCTGCTGTCGGACAAACTGTTCGTGGCCGCCAACAACATCGGTGGGGAAGAGCAGACCCGTTTTGCCGTGGTCCGTTATGGCAACGTGGCGGGTTCGCGCGGTTCGATCGTGCCGTTCTTCAACAAGCTGATCGCGGGGGGCGCCAAGGAACTGCCGATCACCGATCCGCGCATGACGCGCTTCTGGATCACCCTGGATCACGGTGTCGACTTCGTCATGCAGAGTTTCGAGCGCATGCACGGCGGTGAAGTCTTCGTGCCGAAGATCCCTTCGGTGCGCATCGTCGATCTGGCGCACGCGATGGCGGCCGAGCTGCCGCACAAGGTGGTCGGGATTCGCCCGGGCGAAAAGCTTCACGAGCTCATGGTCCCGCAGGATGACGCCCGCATGACGCTGGAGTTCAGGGACCACTACACCATCGTGCCGTCGATCCGCTTCAACAACGTCGACACCGATTTCGCGGTCGACGCGACGGGCGAAAAAGGTCAGCCGGTGTCCGATGACTTCGAGTACCGCTCCGACACCAACCCCGACTTCATGTCGGTCCGCCAGATCGGCGATCTGCACGCTGCCATCCAGCCATGA
- a CDS encoding TIGR00180 family glycosyltransferase, producing the protein MSGVTTQASSVKKTAASSELNTLVVLTQDRSDFLRRTLQYYRAYAGPVLVLDSSLLAEGDDRIRAPLVTYLHVPQLAQASEQDKRAHVAELVTTPYLTFAHDDDFILPGAMAESVSFLQDHPDYGFCHGYSLSYRSTGHQVDYFRRDKKVQEDFSSANVQERILQAMGAFISPFHAVTRTELLRHWYRSMPQGISAQWHETGVAWYLFASAKARVLPVPYAVREVADAPARNKAQQVAALSNADPASKATRESFAEFLASMSKTALGHDARAAQGFVLKSFETLLKCVREDAASAHELIVESTWKSPLADPVRQFGSNQYVELPFYNQTFFDQLADIEFLIGAIPAGDAQLQALEGAWVLQEQLLARHDNDTPETITDRLWKALDINVFNTAVVAHLADQLDTLNEPDEARGMHAWLQRLGEVATVDRHQLLQATPSGQLLNWLDARRPSADEAARANASLSRRGAAPQLGIFLLDLDDDLEKLQITLDSLVEGAYRSFKIVVFTTGEPPVATSVQNTLHFVKVSKSNYVDKLNQIARQSTSTWLLLAEAGDQFISSGLLRAALELQDAPQVRAVAGDEIQRSSNGALKDVFRPGFNLDLLLRVPALMARHWLVRKDVLLDVGGYSPDYAGALEFDLLLRIIEQGGPAWLAHLDEPLLIADAPSLQDNADERLTLTRHLSALGYKAQVTSSLPGTWQIDYRHSERPLVSLILRSEDNQAQLQRCLTAILQRTRYTRYEVLIADNGSQSDELHEWLDRQQQQNKRIRILRSEQRLSDAALANTASQHAEGEYLVFLSPESEVVNPNWIDALLNHAMRPEVGVVGAKLIDREGAVTGAGLILGMNGAVGSAFLGQAKDAPGYLQRLMLEQNYSAVSGACLMVRKALFNAVDGFDDDRFADAYADVDLCLKIGQNGFLTVWTPQVHIIHPGHQPDAPTALAAVQEKWAGAFAHDLAYNQNLALTGTGFTLGAASGVNWQQWLV; encoded by the coding sequence ATGTCCGGCGTTACGACTCAAGCGTCCAGTGTCAAAAAAACCGCAGCGTCAAGCGAGCTCAATACACTGGTCGTGCTGACGCAAGACCGGTCTGACTTTTTGCGTCGCACGCTGCAGTACTACCGTGCTTACGCCGGCCCGGTGCTGGTGCTGGACTCATCGCTTCTGGCAGAGGGCGATGATCGCATCCGCGCACCCCTGGTCACTTACTTGCACGTGCCACAGCTCGCCCAGGCCAGTGAGCAAGACAAGCGTGCCCATGTTGCCGAGCTTGTCACCACGCCTTACCTGACCTTTGCTCATGATGATGACTTCATCCTCCCGGGCGCGATGGCCGAGAGCGTGAGTTTTTTGCAGGACCATCCTGACTACGGTTTCTGTCACGGTTATTCGCTCAGCTATCGCAGTACCGGTCATCAGGTCGACTACTTCCGTCGTGATAAAAAAGTCCAGGAAGATTTCAGCTCAGCGAACGTGCAGGAGCGAATTCTGCAGGCGATGGGCGCATTCATCTCGCCGTTTCACGCCGTCACGCGTACCGAGTTGCTGCGTCATTGGTACCGATCCATGCCGCAAGGCATCAGTGCGCAATGGCACGAAACCGGCGTCGCCTGGTACCTGTTCGCCAGCGCCAAGGCGCGCGTGCTGCCGGTGCCTTACGCGGTGCGCGAAGTGGCGGATGCCCCCGCTCGCAACAAGGCGCAACAGGTCGCCGCGTTGAGCAATGCCGATCCGGCATCCAAGGCCACCCGGGAATCGTTCGCCGAGTTTCTGGCCTCTATGTCAAAGACGGCGTTGGGGCACGACGCGCGGGCTGCGCAAGGGTTTGTACTCAAAAGCTTCGAGACACTGCTCAAATGTGTTCGTGAGGACGCCGCCTCGGCCCATGAACTGATTGTCGAGTCAACGTGGAAAAGCCCGCTGGCCGATCCGGTCCGACAGTTCGGCTCGAATCAGTACGTCGAGTTGCCTTTCTACAATCAGACGTTCTTCGACCAGTTGGCCGACATCGAATTTCTCATCGGTGCGATTCCAGCGGGCGATGCGCAGCTGCAAGCGCTGGAAGGGGCCTGGGTCTTGCAGGAGCAGCTATTGGCGCGGCATGACAACGATACGCCGGAGACCATCACCGACCGCCTGTGGAAAGCGCTGGACATCAACGTGTTTAACACGGCAGTGGTTGCGCACCTGGCCGATCAACTGGATACGCTCAATGAGCCGGACGAAGCGCGCGGCATGCATGCCTGGCTGCAACGTCTGGGTGAGGTCGCCACCGTTGATCGTCATCAATTGTTGCAAGCCACGCCGTCAGGGCAATTGCTCAATTGGCTGGATGCCCGTCGTCCGAGCGCCGACGAGGCCGCTCGAGCTAACGCGTCCCTGAGCCGTCGCGGCGCAGCGCCTCAGCTCGGCATCTTTCTGCTTGACCTTGACGACGATCTGGAAAAACTTCAGATCACCCTGGACAGCCTCGTCGAGGGTGCTTATCGGTCGTTCAAGATTGTCGTGTTCACCACAGGCGAGCCACCGGTGGCGACCTCGGTTCAGAACACGCTGCATTTCGTCAAAGTCAGCAAAAGCAACTATGTCGACAAACTCAATCAGATCGCACGGCAGTCGACGTCCACCTGGTTGCTGCTGGCAGAGGCGGGCGATCAGTTCATATCCAGCGGCCTGCTGCGTGCCGCGCTGGAGTTGCAGGATGCGCCGCAGGTGCGTGCGGTGGCGGGCGATGAAATCCAGCGCTCGTCCAATGGCGCGCTGAAGGACGTCTTCAGGCCTGGATTCAATCTCGATCTGCTGCTGCGTGTTCCAGCGTTGATGGCTCGCCATTGGTTGGTGCGTAAGGATGTGCTGCTTGATGTCGGCGGTTACTCCCCGGATTACGCGGGCGCTCTTGAGTTCGATCTCTTGCTGCGCATCATCGAACAGGGCGGCCCTGCGTGGCTCGCACACCTGGATGAGCCGCTGTTGATCGCTGACGCGCCGAGCCTGCAAGACAATGCTGATGAGCGGCTGACGCTCACCCGGCACCTCAGTGCGCTGGGTTACAAGGCTCAAGTCACCTCATCGTTGCCGGGCACCTGGCAGATTGACTACCGCCACAGCGAGCGCCCCCTGGTCTCGCTGATCCTGCGCAGTGAGGATAATCAGGCTCAGCTGCAACGTTGCCTGACAGCCATCCTGCAGCGCACGCGCTATACCCGTTATGAGGTGCTGATCGCCGACAACGGGAGTCAGTCCGATGAGCTGCACGAATGGCTCGACCGCCAACAGCAGCAGAACAAACGTATTCGTATCCTGCGCAGTGAGCAACGTCTGAGCGATGCGGCATTGGCCAACACCGCCTCGCAGCACGCCGAAGGTGAATACCTCGTCTTCTTGTCGCCGGAGAGTGAGGTGGTCAATCCAAACTGGATCGACGCGCTCCTCAATCACGCCATGCGTCCAGAAGTGGGTGTAGTGGGCGCCAAGCTGATCGATCGCGAGGGTGCGGTCACTGGCGCGGGTCTGATTCTGGGTATGAACGGAGCAGTCGGATCGGCTTTCCTGGGGCAGGCCAAAGATGCGCCGGGTTACCTGCAACGCCTGATGCTGGAGCAGAACTATTCGGCGGTGAGCGGGGCCTGCCTGATGGTGCGCAAGGCGCTGTTCAACGCCGTGGACGGCTTCGATGACGATCGGTTTGCCGACGCGTACGCAGACGTCGATCTGTGCCTGAAAATCGGCCAGAACGGGTTCCTGACCGTTTGGACCCCTCAGGTGCACATCATTCACCCAGGCCACCAGCCTGACGCTCCGACGGCGCTGGCTGCCGTGCAGGAAAAGTGGGCCGGCGCGTTCGCTCACGACCTGGCCTATAACCAGAATCTGGCATTGACCGGAACCGGCTTCACCCTAGGCGCTGCCAGCGGTGTGAACTGGCAGCAGTGGCTCGTCTGA
- the pseC gene encoding UDP-4-amino-4,6-dideoxy-N-acetyl-beta-L-altrosamine transaminase, with amino-acid sequence MIPYGRQSLDQADIDAVVEVLKSDWLTQGPTIERFEAAVAERCEARFGVAVSNATAALHIACLAAGLGEGDVLWTSPNTFLASANCGRYCGADVDFVDIDPLTWNLDAQALERKLEAAERIGTLPKVLVAVAFSGQSCDMRAVAALARRYEFTVIEDASHAVGARYAGRPVGCGEFADMTVFSFHPVKIVTTGEGGLVLTNRPELDERLRRLRSHGMTRDPAQMDEPSHGPWYYQQIELGFNYRMTDMQAALGLSQLNKLEGFLARRRELVARYQRLLADLPLTLPTLQAEAESAWHLYVVRLQTERLTLGHRQVFEGLRAAGIGVNVHYIPVHLQPYYRDLGFVAGDFPEAEAYYAQAMSLPLFPAMTDAQQDYVIDQLKRLLVVSDVIVAE; translated from the coding sequence ATGATTCCGTATGGTCGCCAGAGCCTCGATCAGGCGGACATCGATGCAGTGGTCGAAGTGCTCAAGTCCGACTGGCTGACGCAGGGCCCGACGATCGAGCGTTTCGAAGCGGCCGTGGCCGAGCGCTGTGAAGCGCGCTTTGGCGTGGCGGTCAGTAATGCCACGGCGGCCTTGCACATTGCCTGTCTGGCGGCCGGCCTGGGCGAGGGCGACGTGTTGTGGACCAGTCCCAACACGTTCCTGGCGTCGGCCAACTGCGGTCGGTATTGCGGCGCCGACGTCGACTTCGTCGACATTGACCCGCTGACGTGGAACCTCGATGCTCAGGCCCTCGAACGCAAACTCGAAGCCGCCGAACGCATCGGAACACTTCCCAAAGTGCTGGTGGCCGTGGCGTTTTCGGGGCAGAGCTGTGACATGCGCGCGGTGGCTGCGCTGGCCCGTCGTTACGAGTTTACGGTCATCGAAGATGCGTCCCATGCGGTTGGCGCGCGCTACGCCGGACGCCCGGTGGGCTGCGGCGAGTTCGCCGACATGACCGTGTTCAGCTTCCACCCGGTGAAAATCGTCACCACAGGCGAAGGCGGTTTGGTGCTGACCAATCGTCCGGAGCTGGACGAACGGCTGCGTCGTCTGCGCAGCCACGGCATGACTCGCGATCCGGCGCAGATGGACGAGCCCAGCCATGGGCCGTGGTATTACCAGCAAATCGAGCTGGGCTTCAATTACCGCATGACCGACATGCAGGCCGCGCTGGGTTTGTCGCAGTTGAACAAGCTCGAGGGATTTCTGGCCCGTCGTCGCGAACTCGTGGCGCGCTACCAGCGCCTGCTCGCCGATCTGCCGCTCACGTTGCCGACACTGCAAGCCGAGGCCGAGTCGGCATGGCACCTCTACGTCGTGCGCCTGCAGACTGAGCGTTTGACGCTCGGCCATCGCCAGGTGTTCGAAGGCTTGCGTGCGGCGGGCATCGGCGTCAACGTGCATTACATCCCGGTGCATCTGCAGCCTTACTATCGGGACCTTGGGTTTGTGGCGGGTGACTTCCCCGAAGCAGAAGCCTATTACGCGCAAGCCATGAGTCTGCCGCTGTTCCCGGCGATGACCGATGCTCAACAAGACTATGTGATCGATCAGCTCAAGCGGCTATTAGTCGTTTCTGATGTGATCGTTGCTGAATAG
- the pseI gene encoding pseudaminic acid synthase, whose amino-acid sequence MNSFKIGSRPIGPDAAPFVIAEMSGNHNQSLDQALRIVEAAAKAGAHALKLQTYTADTMTLDIAEGEFFIKDPNSLWAGSSLYALYEQAHTPWEWHAPIFARARELGLLAFSTPFDESAVDFLESLDVPAYKIASFENTDIPLIRKVAATGKPMIISTGMASIAELDESVRAAREAGCKDLVLLKCTSTYPASPENSHIRTIPHLAGLFGCQVGLSDHTMGVGVSVAAVAMGATVIEKHFTLDRADGGVDASFSLEPAEMASLVVETERAWQGLGHVQYGATQAEQKSLVFRRSLYVVRDIAAGEAFSKDNVRAIRPGLGLAPKHIDKVIGRTARHALARGTALSWESVG is encoded by the coding sequence ATGAATAGTTTCAAGATCGGTTCCAGACCCATCGGCCCGGACGCGGCGCCGTTCGTCATCGCGGAAATGAGCGGCAACCATAACCAGTCGCTGGATCAGGCGCTGCGCATTGTGGAAGCGGCCGCGAAGGCCGGGGCTCACGCGCTCAAGCTGCAGACCTACACCGCGGACACCATGACCCTGGACATCGCTGAGGGTGAGTTCTTCATCAAGGACCCGAACAGCCTGTGGGCCGGTTCGTCCTTGTACGCGCTGTATGAGCAAGCGCACACCCCCTGGGAGTGGCATGCGCCGATTTTCGCCCGCGCCAGGGAACTGGGGTTGCTGGCGTTCTCCACCCCGTTCGATGAAAGCGCCGTGGACTTTCTCGAAAGCCTCGACGTGCCGGCCTACAAAATCGCCAGTTTCGAGAACACCGACATCCCGCTGATCCGCAAGGTAGCGGCCACCGGCAAGCCGATGATCATTTCCACCGGCATGGCCAGCATTGCCGAGCTCGACGAAAGCGTGCGTGCCGCGCGCGAGGCCGGGTGCAAGGACCTGGTATTGCTCAAATGCACCAGCACCTACCCGGCGTCGCCAGAAAACAGTCACATTCGGACGATTCCGCATTTGGCGGGGTTGTTTGGCTGTCAGGTCGGGTTATCCGATCACACCATGGGCGTAGGCGTGTCCGTCGCGGCGGTCGCGATGGGGGCGACGGTCATCGAAAAGCACTTCACCCTGGACCGTGCCGACGGCGGCGTGGACGCGAGCTTTTCGCTGGAACCCGCGGAAATGGCCAGCCTGGTGGTTGAGACCGAACGGGCCTGGCAAGGCCTGGGCCACGTGCAGTACGGCGCGACCCAGGCTGAGCAGAAATCGCTGGTGTTCCGTCGCTCACTCTACGTGGTGCGGGACATCGCAGCGGGCGAAGCCTTCAGCAAAGACAACGTCCGCGCGATCCGGCCAGGTCTGGGCCTGGCCCCCAAACACATCGACAAGGTCATCGGCCGCACCGCCCGCCATGCCCTCGCGCGCGGCACGGCGCTGAGTTGGGAGTCGGTTGGCTAG
- a CDS encoding ketoacyl-ACP synthase III, with translation MIGIKSIASYVPAAGVDNYAQGAKFGKDEDFILGKIGSAFLPRKDDAQETSDLCVEAANQLFANNPELSRDAIDAVIVVTQNGDEEGLPHTAAIVQHKLGLPTHVAAFDISLGCSGYVYGIYALKGFMEAAGLKNGLLITADPYSKIVDPEDRNTTMLFGDAATATWMCDGAPWQLGKAKFGTDGGGAEFLKTTNGAFFMNGRQVFNFALVKVPAHLNELLTDSGLQSTDIDAFCIHQGSAAIVDAVARRFEEGSSPEKFVKDMLETGNTVSSSIPLLLEKHVLNATWKRVALSGFGVGLSWGSAIIYRP, from the coding sequence ATGATTGGCATTAAAAGCATAGCGAGTTACGTGCCAGCAGCCGGCGTTGACAATTACGCGCAGGGTGCCAAATTCGGGAAGGATGAAGACTTCATCCTCGGCAAGATCGGTTCTGCTTTTCTGCCACGCAAGGACGATGCTCAGGAAACCTCCGACCTGTGCGTCGAAGCGGCCAACCAGCTGTTCGCCAACAATCCTGAGCTTTCGCGCGACGCCATCGACGCGGTGATCGTGGTCACCCAGAACGGTGACGAAGAAGGCTTGCCGCACACCGCTGCCATCGTTCAGCACAAGCTCGGCCTGCCGACCCATGTGGCGGCGTTCGACATTTCGTTGGGCTGCTCGGGTTACGTTTACGGTATCTATGCGCTCAAAGGCTTCATGGAAGCCGCTGGCCTGAAAAACGGCCTGCTGATCACCGCTGACCCTTATTCGAAGATCGTCGACCCGGAAGACCGCAACACCACGATGTTGTTCGGCGACGCCGCGACCGCCACCTGGATGTGCGACGGCGCGCCGTGGCAACTGGGCAAAGCCAAGTTTGGCACTGACGGCGGTGGCGCCGAGTTTCTCAAGACCACCAATGGCGCGTTCTTCATGAACGGCCGTCAGGTGTTCAACTTCGCGCTGGTCAAGGTCCCGGCGCACCTGAACGAACTGCTGACCGATTCGGGTCTGCAATCGACAGACATCGACGCGTTCTGTATCCACCAGGGCAGCGCCGCGATTGTCGACGCAGTGGCCCGCCGTTTCGAAGAAGGCAGCTCGCCTGAAAAGTTCGTCAAGGACATGCTGGAGACCGGCAACACCGTGTCGTCGAGCATTCCGCTGCTGCTGGAAAAACACGTGCTCAACGCGACCTGGAAGCGCGTGGCACTCAGTGGTTTCGGCGTAGGCTTGTCTTGGGGTTCGGCGATCATTTATCGTCCTTGA
- the pseF gene encoding pseudaminic acid cytidylyltransferase yields the protein MSAVAIIQARGGSQRIPRKNLKLFNGEPMIVGSIRKALASGLFERVVVSTDDDEIADVARAHGADVPFLRPADLADAYTGTAAVIQHAIRALDQRYDFTCCLYATAPLLQTRFLRQGLHALQAAPEKSYAFSVCGFGFPIQRALLINNDGSLDAMHPEYRNVRSQDLPAAYQDAGQFYWGRSDAWLRGDVIFSSQSLPVILPRHLVQDIDNEEDWVRAEYLYAALKAGGELEP from the coding sequence ATGAGCGCGGTGGCGATCATTCAGGCGCGCGGCGGCAGTCAACGGATTCCTCGCAAGAATCTGAAGCTGTTCAACGGCGAGCCTATGATCGTCGGGTCGATTCGCAAGGCCTTGGCCAGCGGACTGTTCGAGCGCGTCGTGGTCAGCACCGATGACGATGAAATTGCTGACGTGGCGCGTGCCCATGGTGCAGACGTGCCGTTTCTGCGGCCTGCCGACCTGGCCGATGCCTACACCGGCACGGCGGCGGTGATTCAACACGCGATTCGCGCCCTCGATCAACGCTACGATTTCACCTGTTGCCTCTACGCGACCGCGCCGCTGCTGCAGACGCGGTTCCTGCGCCAGGGTTTGCATGCGTTGCAGGCTGCACCTGAGAAATCCTATGCCTTCTCGGTGTGTGGTTTTGGCTTCCCGATTCAACGGGCGCTGCTGATCAATAACGATGGCAGCCTGGATGCCATGCACCCCGAATACCGTAATGTGCGCTCCCAGGATTTGCCGGCGGCCTACCAGGACGCCGGGCAGTTTTACTGGGGTCGCAGCGACGCGTGGTTGCGTGGCGATGTGATTTTTTCGTCGCAGAGCCTGCCGGTGATCCTGCCACGTCATCTGGTTCAGGACATCGACAACGAGGAAGACTGGGTGCGTGCCGAATACCTCTATGCAGCGCTCAAGGCAGGCGGAGAGTTGGAGCCGTGA
- a CDS encoding pseudaminic acid biosynthesis-associated methylase encodes MRDLSEQEQFWQGDFGDQYVERNQGHALVSANVALFAKALGRAHALKSVLELGTNTGNNLLALSQLLPTCEFNGVEINAKAHAQAQSLNIGDIWQGSLFDFPRERRYDLTLTKGVLIHLAPELLSKAYDQLYHLSSRYVLIAEYYNPAPVEVSYRGNSGKLFKRDFAGEMLDRFADLHLLDYGFGYHRDPQFPVDDITWFLLEKRP; translated from the coding sequence ATGCGTGATCTGAGTGAACAAGAGCAATTCTGGCAAGGCGATTTCGGCGATCAGTACGTGGAACGCAATCAGGGGCACGCGCTGGTGTCGGCCAACGTCGCGCTGTTTGCCAAGGCGCTGGGGCGTGCGCACGCGCTCAAGAGCGTGCTTGAACTGGGTACCAACACCGGCAACAACTTGCTGGCGCTGAGTCAATTACTGCCGACCTGTGAATTCAATGGTGTCGAAATCAACGCCAAGGCGCACGCACAGGCGCAATCGCTGAACATTGGCGACATCTGGCAAGGCTCGCTGTTCGACTTCCCGCGAGAGCGCCGGTATGACCTGACCCTCACGAAGGGCGTGCTGATTCACCTGGCGCCCGAGCTGCTGAGCAAGGCGTACGACCAGCTGTATCACCTCAGTTCGCGCTATGTGTTGATCGCCGAGTATTACAATCCGGCGCCGGTGGAAGTCTCTTATCGCGGTAACAGCGGCAAGCTCTTCAAGCGGGATTTTGCGGGCGAGATGTTGGATCGTTTTGCCGATCTGCACCTGCTGGATTACGGCTTCGGTTATCACCGTGATCCGCAGTTTCCGGTGGACGACATCACCTGGTTCCTGCTGGAAAAGCGTCCATGA